The Eleginops maclovinus isolate JMC-PN-2008 ecotype Puerto Natales chromosome 3, JC_Emac_rtc_rv5, whole genome shotgun sequence genome includes a region encoding these proteins:
- the gask1a gene encoding Golgi-associated kinase 1A, which translates to MKKKEGGWCRSFREQDFPDSDRRRIRVRPDLQPWLSKGDINKMELLAGGEVVSKARVPAHGQVLQVALDPPAPQQKSEPPEGGPAHRRAGTHSERCQQGHCSLVKRTDDWFEVFAFHLDRVLGLNRSLPAVLRTFHSDILPYRYISGTPRPVVWWDPDIKHLADKDNDQNSVPLSWARYQKLLQVHCGSKANLKTAPCVGVDHPEWGRLALYDFLLQVNDRLDRYCCGFKPDPTDLCVENLLYTKCGNTNELLLVHILVRKADPSTLVFIDNAGRPQQSANNLNFRLVEGIDEFPESAVSVLQSGCLESLLLHSLYTDREFWDSQGGASGFRTIIQTVEQRGKILLQHIRDKKLRVNRDL; encoded by the exons ATGAAGAAAAAGGAGGGCGGCTGGTGTCGGAGCTTTAGAGAGCAGGACTTTCCAGACAGTGACCGGAGGAGGATCAGAGTTAGACCAGATCTCCAGCCCTGGCTCAGCAAAGGTGACATCAATAAGATGGAGCTCCTAGCAGGGGGGGAGGTGGTCAGTAAGGCCAGGGTGCCCGCACATGGACAGGTGCTCCAAGTGGCGCTGGATCCTCCCGCACCCCAGCAG AAGAGTGAGCCACCTGAGGGAGGACCTGCCCACAGACGTGCAGGGACCCACAGTGAGCGTTGCCAGCAGGGCCACTGCTCCCTCGTCAAACGCACCGACGACTGGTTTGAAGTGTTCGCCTTCCACCTGGACCGGGTGCTGGGTCTCAACAGGAGTCTCCCTGCTGTGCTGAGGACTTTCCACAGTGACATTTTACCATACCGATATATCAGCGGCACACCCAGACCTGTCGTGTGGTGGGATCCAGATATTAAGCACCTGGCTGATAAAGACAATGACCAAAACTCAGTACCACTCAGCTGGGCCAGGTACCAGAAGCTGCTGCAGGTCCACTGTGGGAGCAAAGCAAACTTGAAGACAGCGCCCTGTGTGGGAGTAGACCACCCAGAGTGGGGGAGACTGGCTCTCTACGACTTCTTATTACAG GTAAATGACCGGCTGGACAGGTACTGCTGTGGCTTCAAACCCGACCCAACAGACCTCTGTGTGGAGAACCTGCTGTACACCAAGTGTGGCAACACCaacgagctgctgctggttcaCATCCTG GTGAGAAAGGCAGATCCCTCAACACTGGTGTTCATAGACAACGCAGGCCGACCGCAGCAGTCCGCCAACAACCTTAACTTCAGGCTGGTGGAGGGCATTGATGA GTTTCCAGAGAGTGCAGTGTCAGTGCTGCAGTCAGGCTGTCTAGAGAGTCTTCTGTTACACTCCCTGTACACAGACAGGGAATTCTGGGACAGCCAAGGCGGTGCCAGCGGCTTCAGGACTATCATCCAGActgtggagcagagagggaagatCCTCCTCCAGCACATCAGAGACAAGAAGCTACGTGTCAACAGGGACCTGTGA